A portion of the Edaphobacter lichenicola genome contains these proteins:
- a CDS encoding ferritin-like domain-containing protein, with product MEKKLNDLIDKALSRRKFLAGAGTATASALIVGCSSSSPAPTPTPTPTPTPAPTITDADILTFALNLEYLEAEFYLYAATGAGLSSTDAGSGPTATLPAGFAPVNFADAYLAQYANEIAQDELNHVRFLRSALAAAGVTVQPRPQIDLSFFAGLATAAGISGTFSPFTDENAFLTGAFVFEDVGVTAYLGAAGLISSKTYLGAAAGILGTEAYHAAEIRTIIAGNAASSSATAAQTAALTNVNLISALRGKISMASGNMSAAETAVSTTSIVAADGTNAIAFARTTDQVLHIVYGGASGAGVQSGGFFPNGLNGNIKSTTT from the coding sequence GTGGAAAAAAAGCTCAATGATCTTATAGACAAGGCCCTGTCGCGCCGTAAATTCCTGGCCGGCGCAGGCACTGCGACAGCATCAGCGTTGATCGTCGGATGCAGCAGCAGCTCACCAGCACCCACTCCTACACCCACTCCTACACCCACTCCAGCGCCAACCATCACAGACGCTGACATCCTCACCTTCGCCCTCAACCTCGAATATCTTGAGGCAGAGTTCTATCTATACGCCGCGACCGGCGCCGGTCTCTCCTCCACCGATGCTGGCTCTGGCCCCACCGCGACCTTGCCCGCCGGCTTTGCTCCGGTCAACTTTGCTGACGCGTATCTTGCACAGTATGCGAACGAGATCGCGCAGGACGAGCTCAACCACGTCCGCTTTCTCCGCTCCGCTCTTGCTGCTGCAGGCGTCACCGTTCAACCACGTCCTCAGATCGACCTGAGCTTCTTTGCAGGTCTTGCAACAGCAGCGGGAATCTCCGGAACCTTCAGTCCGTTCACCGACGAGAACGCCTTCCTCACCGGCGCCTTTGTCTTTGAGGACGTTGGTGTCACCGCATACCTTGGCGCAGCTGGACTCATCTCAAGCAAGACATACCTGGGAGCAGCCGCCGGAATCCTCGGGACCGAGGCCTACCACGCCGCCGAGATCCGAACCATCATCGCTGGAAACGCAGCCTCAAGCTCCGCAACCGCCGCACAGACTGCTGCTCTCACAAATGTCAATCTGATATCCGCCCTGCGCGGAAAGATCAGCATGGCAAGTGGCAACATGTCCGCCGCCGAGACTGCAGTCAGCACAACCAGCATCGTCGCAGCCGATGGCACCAACGCCATCGCCTTCGCCCGAACTACTGATCAGGTCCTCCACATCGTCTACGGCGGTGCCTCAGGAGCAGGTGTGCAAAGTGGCGGCTTCTTCCCCAATGGACTCAACGGCAACATCAAATCGACAACGACCTAA
- a CDS encoding ferritin-like domain-containing protein codes for MATLETQQLDDIIVKSRRKMLSFGTSALAGLVLAGVTKKAEAQATLVDSDYLNFALNLEYLEANFYNLAVFGVTIDKLSTPIGITGTGTQGTVTTKTGFAPVPFVSPTIKAYATETATEEGKHVSFLRSALGSAAVAQPAINLVDSFNALANAAGIAPSFDPFASDANFLIGAYIFEDVGVTAYHGAAGALTVAANLGAAAGILAVEAYHAGLVRTSINKLDLIGPTLTPPVPVGTLTGYTQLISALRSKLANPTLPSPPPVTNGGISGQDDQGIDNTQMVALQGTSATFPSTTILDADSNSITFARTPQQILAIVTDTAPTAASPHTGLFFPAGLNGNVN; via the coding sequence ATGGCAACTTTAGAGACGCAGCAACTAGATGACATCATCGTAAAGAGCCGTCGTAAGATGCTCTCGTTCGGCACCTCGGCCTTGGCCGGTCTCGTCCTCGCAGGCGTGACCAAGAAAGCAGAAGCCCAAGCCACGCTAGTGGACTCCGACTACCTCAACTTCGCTCTCAATCTCGAATACCTCGAAGCGAACTTCTACAATTTAGCCGTCTTTGGCGTCACCATCGACAAGCTCTCCACTCCGATCGGCATCACTGGAACGGGCACACAGGGCACAGTCACCACCAAAACCGGCTTCGCCCCCGTTCCTTTTGTGTCTCCAACCATCAAGGCCTACGCCACAGAGACAGCAACGGAAGAGGGCAAACACGTCTCCTTCTTGCGCAGCGCTCTCGGCAGCGCAGCTGTAGCTCAGCCCGCCATCAATCTGGTTGACTCCTTTAACGCTCTGGCAAACGCAGCTGGCATTGCGCCAAGCTTCGATCCATTCGCCAGCGACGCAAATTTCCTCATCGGTGCTTACATCTTTGAGGACGTAGGCGTTACGGCTTATCACGGTGCCGCCGGAGCTCTGACCGTCGCGGCAAACCTTGGCGCAGCAGCAGGTATCCTCGCAGTCGAAGCCTACCATGCAGGCTTGGTTCGTACATCGATCAACAAGCTCGATCTAATCGGCCCCACCTTAACTCCTCCGGTACCAGTCGGAACTCTCACTGGATACACCCAGCTCATCTCGGCTCTTCGCTCTAAACTCGCCAACCCTACCTTGCCAAGCCCACCGCCAGTTACAAATGGCGGAATATCTGGCCAGGACGATCAAGGCATCGACAACACGCAGATGGTAGCTCTCCAAGGCACATCAGCGACCTTCCCCTCCACCACCATCCTCGATGCAGACAGCAACAGCATCACCTTCGCAAGAACTCCGCAGCAGATTCTTGCGATCGTCACCGATACAGCTCCCACCGCCGCCAGTCCTCACACCGGGCTCTTCTTTCCGGCTGGCCTCAATGGAAACGTCAACTAA
- a CDS encoding lysophospholipid acyltransferase family protein — MSEVPQKQAPATEVSFRERVEFVLVWLSVHLLRVLPRKLARAVGSGIGFVAFCSLGRLRGVGVRNLRLAFPEMPEVERERILRSVYRNLGTLLAEFCLMPGYSPEVASRFIRYEGLENYLAARERGEGVLVLTGHLGAWELSSFYHSLMGMPMGMVIRRLDNPLVDAFVNEIRCRHGNRVIHKDDFARGLIASMRAGETVGILMDTNMTPPQGVFVPFFGVQACTASGMARIALKTGAAVVPGFLLWEESEEQYVLRFGSELEVVASGDAERDAVANTAAFTAAIEGMIRQYPEQWLWMHRRWKTRPPGEEGIY, encoded by the coding sequence TTGAGCGAAGTTCCACAAAAGCAGGCGCCTGCGACTGAGGTTAGTTTCCGCGAACGAGTGGAGTTCGTTTTGGTATGGCTGTCTGTTCACCTCTTGCGGGTGCTTCCGCGCAAGTTGGCTCGTGCGGTGGGCTCGGGGATTGGATTCGTTGCCTTTTGTAGTTTGGGGCGGCTGCGGGGGGTCGGAGTTCGTAATTTGCGTTTGGCGTTTCCGGAGATGCCGGAGGTGGAGCGCGAGAGGATTCTGAGGTCGGTTTATCGAAATTTAGGTACTTTGCTGGCGGAGTTTTGCCTGATGCCGGGGTATTCCCCGGAGGTGGCGAGCCGGTTCATTCGGTATGAGGGGCTGGAGAACTATCTCGCGGCGCGGGAGCGGGGTGAGGGAGTTCTGGTGTTGACGGGACACCTGGGGGCCTGGGAGCTGTCGAGCTTTTACCACTCGCTGATGGGGATGCCGATGGGGATGGTGATACGTCGGTTGGACAATCCGCTGGTGGATGCGTTTGTGAATGAGATTCGCTGCCGGCATGGGAACCGGGTGATTCATAAAGACGACTTTGCGCGAGGTTTGATTGCGTCGATGAGAGCTGGGGAGACGGTGGGGATCCTGATGGACACGAATATGACTCCGCCGCAGGGTGTGTTTGTGCCATTCTTTGGCGTGCAGGCGTGCACTGCTTCGGGTATGGCCCGGATCGCACTGAAGACTGGGGCGGCGGTGGTGCCGGGGTTCCTGTTGTGGGAGGAGAGCGAGGAGCAGTATGTGTTGCGTTTTGGTAGCGAGCTTGAGGTCGTTGCTAGCGGGGATGCAGAGCGCGATGCTGTGGCCAATACGGCGGCGTTTACCGCGGCGATTGAAGGGATGATTCGGCAGTATCCTGAGCAGTGGTTGTGGATGCACCGGCGCTGGAAGACGCGACCGCCAGGAGAAGAGGGGATCTACTGA
- the dcd gene encoding dCTP deaminase, which yields MAIKSDRWIRQQATDHGMIAPFSEKQVREGVISYGLSSYGYDLRVSDEFKIFTNVNSAIIDPKAFDERSFVTVQAESVIVPPNSFALARSIEYFKIPRDVLTICVGKSTYARCGIIVNVTPFEPEWEGFVTLEISNTTPLPARVYANEGLCQILFFQSDEVCEVSYADRKGKYQNQQGIVLPKL from the coding sequence GTGGCCATTAAAAGCGACCGTTGGATTCGCCAGCAGGCGACCGACCACGGGATGATAGCTCCGTTTAGCGAAAAACAGGTTCGAGAGGGTGTTATTTCGTACGGTCTCTCCTCGTATGGATACGACCTGCGGGTCTCCGACGAGTTCAAGATCTTCACCAATGTCAACAGCGCGATCATTGATCCTAAAGCGTTCGATGAGCGGTCGTTTGTAACGGTACAGGCGGAGAGCGTGATCGTTCCGCCCAACTCGTTTGCCTTGGCGCGGTCGATTGAATACTTCAAGATTCCTCGCGATGTGCTCACGATCTGCGTGGGTAAATCGACGTACGCGCGATGCGGGATTATCGTCAATGTCACGCCGTTTGAGCCGGAGTGGGAGGGGTTTGTGACGCTGGAGATCTCGAACACAACGCCGCTTCCGGCGCGTGTGTACGCGAATGAAGGGCTATGTCAGATCTTGTTCTTTCAGTCGGACGAGGTGTGCGAAGTCAGCTATGCGGACCGCAAAGGGAAGTATCAGAACCAACAAGGGATCGTGCTGCCAAAGTTGTAG
- a CDS encoding LuxR C-terminal-related transcriptional regulator produces the protein MTKDKKAVVDLRVGLVAADPMRILGLQTIFSQSEAEDGPIEIVPLSVPGALDASGVSMILIDSGCTDHIFELLATFQRTRPRLRLIVIGLEEDHDHIQRIIGAGAKGYLAQSANEREVRLAIEVVQDGSVWAPRKVLARLLESTSAEASRAKPAGELKFTLRELEVLRLLVAGHPNRVIGQELGIDLTTVKKHVGKLMRKVGVNNRIALSVEALNHKLLSKGT, from the coding sequence GTGACGAAAGACAAGAAGGCCGTGGTAGATCTGCGAGTCGGGCTGGTGGCAGCCGACCCTATGCGGATATTGGGGTTGCAGACGATCTTTTCACAGTCTGAAGCCGAAGATGGCCCGATTGAGATTGTTCCGCTGTCGGTGCCTGGAGCTCTGGATGCGTCAGGTGTCTCCATGATCCTGATCGATTCTGGATGCACAGACCATATCTTCGAGCTGTTGGCGACGTTTCAGCGCACGCGGCCTCGCCTGCGGCTGATCGTGATTGGGCTGGAAGAGGACCACGACCACATTCAGCGCATCATTGGGGCGGGAGCGAAGGGGTATCTTGCGCAGTCGGCGAACGAGCGCGAGGTGCGGCTGGCGATTGAAGTGGTCCAGGATGGCTCTGTGTGGGCGCCGCGCAAGGTGCTGGCGCGTCTGCTGGAGTCTACTTCGGCTGAAGCGTCGCGGGCGAAACCTGCAGGGGAGCTGAAGTTTACGCTACGGGAGCTGGAGGTCTTGCGGCTGCTAGTTGCTGGACATCCGAATCGGGTGATCGGACAGGAGCTCGGAATCGACCTGACCACGGTAAAAAAACATGTGGGGAAGCTGATGCGCAAAGTTGGAGTCAATAACCGCATCGCGCTTTCAGTGGAAGCACTGAATCACAAACTTCTTTCCAAGGGCACTTAG
- the lpxD gene encoding UDP-3-O-(3-hydroxymyristoyl)glucosamine N-acyltransferase: protein MATMSKVADWIGVSAPLLDVEIRAVSNIEGADENSVVFAVEAEALGRALRSNAGVILASRKLESEELPLDPRVLWVGDARYAFAVVARKLKGDVVRAGVHVSAIVGQGVTIGVGTRIGPGVVLEDGVVVGAGCDVQARVTIYGGTVLGDRVVVQAGAVLGSTGFGYVRSEETGRYLIFPQQGRLVVEDDVEIGANTTIDRGALGETRIGRGTKIDNLVHIGHNCAIGKNVIIAAQTGISGSSVVEDGAILGGQVGIGEHATVGAGVILGGGAGVLSGKKMRGPGEVFWGRPARPLKEYLRDLARLKHR from the coding sequence ATGGCGACGATGAGTAAGGTGGCGGACTGGATTGGCGTGAGCGCGCCGTTGCTGGATGTCGAGATCAGGGCGGTCTCGAATATCGAGGGAGCGGATGAGAACTCGGTGGTGTTTGCCGTGGAGGCGGAGGCGTTGGGTAGGGCGCTTCGGTCAAATGCTGGAGTCATTCTTGCCAGCAGAAAATTGGAGTCCGAGGAGCTGCCGCTGGATCCGCGGGTGTTGTGGGTGGGCGATGCGCGGTATGCGTTTGCGGTGGTGGCACGCAAACTCAAAGGCGATGTGGTGCGGGCGGGAGTGCATGTTTCGGCGATCGTAGGACAGGGCGTGACGATTGGAGTCGGCACACGGATTGGGCCTGGAGTGGTGCTGGAGGATGGTGTCGTGGTTGGTGCGGGCTGCGATGTTCAGGCGCGGGTCACGATCTATGGGGGAACGGTGCTAGGCGATCGCGTGGTGGTGCAGGCAGGGGCGGTGCTGGGTTCTACGGGGTTTGGCTATGTACGGAGCGAGGAGACGGGCAGGTATCTGATCTTTCCGCAACAAGGGCGATTGGTGGTGGAGGATGATGTTGAGATCGGTGCGAATACTACGATCGATCGTGGTGCGCTTGGGGAGACGCGGATTGGGCGAGGGACGAAGATCGATAACCTGGTGCACATCGGCCACAACTGTGCGATTGGGAAGAACGTGATTATCGCGGCCCAGACTGGAATTTCGGGGTCGAGCGTGGTGGAGGATGGCGCGATTCTTGGTGGGCAGGTGGGAATAGGAGAGCATGCGACGGTGGGCGCGGGGGTGATTCTCGGTGGTGGTGCGGGTGTCCTGAGCGGGAAGAAGATGCGAGGGCCGGGAGAGGTGTTCTGGGGCAGGCCTGCGCGGCCTTTGAAGGAGTATTTGCGGGATCTGGCGCGGCTCAAACATCGTTGA
- a CDS encoding HU family DNA-binding protein: protein MIKQDLIQRVVERTGLPRTKAESAVDAIFESMKATLIAGDRIELRGFGVFTVKPRKTGIGRNPRTGAEVTIAPGKAVRFKPGKELHLLD, encoded by the coding sequence ATGATCAAGCAGGATCTTATACAAAGGGTAGTAGAGCGAACAGGCCTTCCGAGGACAAAAGCAGAGTCTGCTGTCGATGCCATCTTTGAAAGTATGAAGGCGACTCTCATCGCGGGCGATCGCATTGAACTCCGTGGCTTTGGCGTGTTTACTGTCAAACCGCGCAAAACCGGCATCGGCCGCAATCCCAGGACCGGCGCCGAAGTCACCATCGCCCCCGGCAAAGCTGTCCGCTTCAAGCCTGGAAAAGAGCTCCACCTCCTAGACTAA
- a CDS encoding lipid-binding SYLF domain-containing protein produces MKKIAVFVCGLAVIGGSMSARAQDDKAKIVDRLSAAGQVVDEIMATPDKGIPSGILAGASCVVVIPSYKKGAFVVGAQYGQGVATCRTPSGKWSAPVCVQLAGGSFGFQIGGQATDLVLVAMNQQGLQDMLKNKFKLGADAAASAGPVGRNAQAGTDWKLNAEFLSYSRSKGLFAGINLDGTVLSQNQDDTRALYGADVPFAQILGGKQVTPDEARPFVRTVAKYFVVAKNR; encoded by the coding sequence ATGAAGAAAATAGCCGTATTTGTATGCGGATTAGCTGTGATTGGTGGGAGTATGTCTGCGCGTGCGCAGGATGATAAAGCGAAGATAGTCGATCGGCTGAGTGCAGCTGGTCAGGTGGTCGATGAGATCATGGCGACACCGGACAAAGGGATCCCCAGCGGCATTCTGGCGGGCGCGTCGTGCGTCGTCGTAATACCGAGCTATAAAAAGGGTGCTTTTGTTGTTGGAGCACAGTACGGCCAGGGCGTCGCAACTTGCCGTACGCCCTCCGGTAAGTGGAGCGCGCCGGTATGCGTTCAGTTGGCTGGTGGCAGCTTCGGATTCCAGATCGGTGGACAGGCTACGGATCTGGTGCTGGTGGCGATGAACCAGCAGGGTTTGCAGGACATGCTTAAGAATAAGTTCAAGCTGGGCGCAGATGCTGCTGCATCGGCGGGCCCCGTTGGGCGTAACGCGCAGGCAGGAACGGACTGGAAGCTGAATGCAGAGTTCCTGAGCTACTCGCGCAGCAAGGGGTTGTTTGCCGGCATCAATCTGGATGGAACAGTGCTGTCTCAAAATCAGGACGATACCCGAGCGCTGTATGGCGCGGATGTTCCATTCGCTCAGATTCTCGGTGGCAAGCAGGTGACGCCGGATGAGGCGCGTCCTTTTGTACGGACGGTAGCCAAGTACTTTGTAGTTGCAAAAAATCGCTAA
- the bshB1 gene encoding bacillithiol biosynthesis deacetylase BshB1, whose protein sequence is MSTVSTVDILAIAAHRDDVEQTCGGTLLSMHARGWRTGILDLTQGESGTRGTAADREAEANAAARILNVAHREALDLPDGNVENTLPNRLKLAAVLRRLRPRVVILPYWQGRHPDHYTSATLGYEACFISGLAKVATPGEANPPHRPFKILYASLYADVRPTFVVDITPFVEQRLQSLLAYRSQYGAQPQGSGLFVPEEEIRERTFATARHYGLLAGVRYAEPFVQKEVSLVDDIVLLPVPSI, encoded by the coding sequence ATGTCCACCGTCTCGACCGTCGACATCCTCGCTATCGCCGCCCACCGCGACGACGTAGAGCAGACTTGCGGCGGCACGCTCCTCTCCATGCATGCCCGTGGCTGGCGCACCGGCATCCTCGACCTCACCCAGGGCGAGTCCGGCACCCGGGGAACTGCCGCTGATCGCGAAGCAGAAGCAAACGCAGCCGCTCGCATCCTCAATGTCGCCCATCGGGAAGCCCTCGATCTCCCCGACGGCAACGTCGAGAACACCCTCCCCAACCGCCTCAAACTCGCCGCTGTCCTTCGCCGCCTTCGTCCTCGCGTCGTCATCCTTCCTTACTGGCAGGGCCGTCATCCCGACCACTACACCAGCGCCACCTTAGGCTACGAAGCCTGCTTCATCAGCGGCCTCGCCAAGGTCGCCACACCAGGCGAAGCCAACCCGCCACATCGCCCCTTCAAAATTCTCTACGCGAGTCTGTATGCCGACGTGCGCCCCACCTTCGTCGTCGACATCACACCCTTCGTCGAGCAGCGTCTTCAGTCTCTGCTCGCATATCGCTCGCAATATGGCGCTCAGCCGCAAGGCTCCGGCCTCTTCGTCCCTGAAGAAGAGATCCGCGAACGCACCTTCGCCACGGCGCGCCACTACGGCCTGCTCGCAGGTGTGCGCTACGCAGAACCGTTCGTTCAAAAAGAAGTCAGTCTTGTTGATGACATCGTGCTTTTACCTGTCCCATCAATTTAG
- a CDS encoding bifunctional homocysteine S-methyltransferase/methylenetetrahydrofolate reductase, with product MADELNADAGPGTGPAAVDRLFAGGTVLCDGAMGTMLYARGVFINRCYDELNLSQPELVREIHTEYLQAGAEVIETNTFGGNRFRLELHGLQDKVRDINVAGVALARACVNQILEKQASEAFVAASIGPLGVRLEPLGKVGLEEARAAFAEQIRALVEGGPGVGADLLIVETMTSLAEAEQVILAARSEAPGTPVIVMMTVDEDGSCLDGASAETAAIKLTEWGADAIGCNCSAGPATVLSVIERMRPLTKLPLAAMPNAGIPRAVEGRTIYLTSPEYMASFTRKLVKAGASIVGGCCGTTPSYTRAMKSSLRALDAMEGGAQVMERAGSNKTAAIAGSKVEPPALAGRSKIGGMVAAGEFVTMVEIVPPKGIDCSKELDGAAQLHRLGVDAINVPDSPRASARMSAQSLCVQIQQHVGIETILHYTCRDRNVLSIQSDLLGASSIGLKNILCLTGDPPKLGNYPNATAVFDVDAIGLVNIVHNLNYGLDIGKNSIGESTGFAIAVAANPGVQDMDHEVRRFAYKVEAGAEFAITQPVFDMRVLEEFLRRIEGFRIPVIAGIWPLTSLRNAEFMKNDLRVSMPDGIMKRMGAASSPEAGRAEGVKIAQEMLAEARPMVQGVQVSAPFGRYSVAADVLGLSGNNAEGLVEVA from the coding sequence ATGGCTGATGAGTTGAATGCAGACGCGGGGCCTGGTACCGGACCTGCTGCGGTTGACAGGCTGTTTGCAGGCGGTACGGTGTTGTGTGATGGGGCGATGGGGACGATGTTGTATGCGCGCGGGGTGTTCATCAACCGCTGCTATGACGAGTTGAATCTGTCTCAGCCGGAGTTGGTGCGCGAGATTCATACAGAGTACCTGCAAGCGGGCGCTGAGGTCATCGAGACGAATACGTTCGGAGGAAATCGGTTCCGGCTGGAGCTGCATGGGCTTCAGGATAAGGTTCGCGATATTAATGTGGCAGGCGTTGCGCTGGCGCGGGCCTGCGTGAACCAGATACTGGAGAAGCAGGCGAGCGAGGCGTTTGTTGCAGCGTCGATTGGGCCGTTGGGTGTGAGGCTGGAGCCGCTGGGGAAGGTCGGACTGGAAGAGGCGCGAGCTGCGTTTGCGGAGCAGATTCGGGCGCTGGTTGAGGGTGGTCCGGGCGTAGGAGCAGATCTATTAATCGTGGAGACGATGACGTCGCTGGCCGAGGCGGAACAGGTGATTCTTGCGGCTCGGAGTGAGGCTCCGGGAACACCGGTGATCGTGATGATGACGGTCGATGAAGATGGAAGCTGCCTGGATGGAGCGTCGGCGGAGACGGCTGCGATCAAACTGACGGAGTGGGGCGCAGACGCGATTGGATGCAATTGCAGCGCTGGCCCGGCGACGGTGTTGAGCGTGATCGAGCGGATGAGACCGCTGACGAAGCTGCCGTTGGCTGCGATGCCGAACGCAGGAATTCCTCGGGCGGTGGAGGGCCGGACGATCTATTTGACCTCGCCGGAGTACATGGCGAGCTTTACTCGGAAGCTGGTGAAGGCGGGCGCGAGCATTGTGGGCGGATGTTGCGGGACCACTCCGAGTTACACGCGGGCGATGAAGAGCTCGTTGCGGGCGTTGGATGCCATGGAGGGCGGCGCCCAGGTGATGGAGCGCGCTGGGTCGAACAAGACAGCGGCGATAGCGGGAAGCAAGGTAGAGCCGCCAGCGCTTGCGGGGCGGTCAAAGATTGGCGGGATGGTCGCGGCGGGGGAGTTCGTCACGATGGTGGAGATCGTGCCGCCGAAGGGGATTGACTGCAGTAAGGAGCTGGATGGCGCCGCGCAGTTGCATCGGCTTGGGGTCGACGCGATCAATGTGCCGGATTCGCCGCGTGCAAGCGCGAGGATGAGCGCGCAGAGCCTATGTGTGCAGATTCAGCAGCATGTTGGAATCGAGACGATCCTGCACTACACGTGCCGCGACCGGAATGTGTTGAGTATTCAAAGTGATTTGTTGGGGGCTTCGTCGATTGGGCTGAAGAATATTCTCTGCCTGACGGGCGATCCACCGAAGCTGGGGAACTATCCGAATGCGACGGCGGTGTTTGATGTGGATGCGATCGGGTTGGTGAACATCGTCCACAATTTGAACTACGGATTGGACATTGGGAAGAACTCGATCGGCGAGTCAACGGGATTTGCGATCGCCGTGGCGGCGAATCCCGGTGTGCAGGATATGGATCACGAGGTACGCCGCTTTGCCTACAAGGTTGAGGCGGGAGCGGAGTTTGCGATCACGCAGCCGGTGTTCGACATGCGCGTGCTGGAGGAGTTTTTGCGGCGGATCGAAGGATTTCGGATTCCGGTGATTGCGGGAATCTGGCCGTTGACGAGTTTGCGGAATGCAGAGTTCATGAAGAACGACCTGCGGGTGAGTATGCCGGATGGGATCATGAAGCGGATGGGCGCAGCGTCTTCTCCTGAGGCGGGCAGGGCGGAAGGTGTGAAGATCGCGCAGGAGATGCTCGCCGAGGCGCGGCCGATGGTGCAGGGGGTGCAGGTGAGCGCGCCGTTTGGACGGTACAGCGTTGCCGCGGATGTGTTGGGTTTGAGCGGGAATAACGCCGAGGGTTTGGTTGAGGTCGCGTAA